One stretch of Rosistilla oblonga DNA includes these proteins:
- a CDS encoding efflux RND transporter permease subunit, with the protein MKSFTDIFIRHPVLAIVVNLILVLVGIRCALSLPIQQFPKLESTSITVTTVYFGASAETVRGFLTTPIERAVSSIAGIDYVESSSIAGISTVTLRLNLNHDSTKALAEVNARLQQVRSELPAEAEPPSIELVRADRPYATFYLSFTSDRFDLPALTDYLTRNVQPRLSIINGVQKVGIEAGQTPAMRIWISPQRLSELNLTPGDVYSALQRNNFLAAIGQVKNDLVQVDLLTNTDLRSVDEFDDLIVWQAPASSTAPGTIIRLSDVARVELGSEEPTATALYRGEKAIYVSVWPLPGSNEIEVATRLRAAMADLQPDLPTHVDMQLAYDGTKFMTKSLSEISKTLTETILIVGFVVFLFMGSVRTAIVPLVAMPVSLVGAAIVMYLMGFSLNLLTLLAIVLAVGLVVDDAIVVVENVQRHLQEGNDKIKAALMGSRELVGPILAMTITLATVYAPIGFQGGLTGMLFREFAFTLAAAVVVSGIVAVTLSPIMSAYLVPSGGREGAMTRFVNRMFAAVRDFYGKLLGGVLQLRWSIALATLLAGAAAVPLYMFSPKELAPVEDEGAVAVMLTAAPDSTLASSTRWTQQLSDGFQGIEETDYMWAVVTASGGFGGLITKDWDDRQRNTQAMLPEVFGAASQSAGLEAFPVLVPPLPGAGNFDVELVLKSDLPVSRQRELAEEIVKRGREANMFMFVDADLKVDLPQARVIVDRERLADLGLDQAAVGRELGVLLGGGYVNRFNYFNRSYRVIPQLEAADRQSTGALMDLRVRGPSGELIPVSTFASIEPETAPRTLSRFQQQSSFKVFAAVYPGVTKEQGLTTLENIATDVVGGSMTLDYAGESRQIRHEGGSLAVTLGFALLLIYLVLAAQFKSFRDPLIVLLGSVPLAMTGVLTLTCLDFTTINIYSQVGLITLVGLVAKNGILIVEFANACQESGMSKRAAILEASQTRLRPVLMTSAATILGHLPLVFVTGAGAQARNSIGIVLVAGMAVGTIFTLFVVPALYLILAAAHRHDTSEFERIEQSLQSPSHANVGLEQRELNASQQDQPSLA; encoded by the coding sequence GTGAAATCGTTTACCGATATATTTATCCGCCACCCGGTCCTTGCGATCGTGGTCAATCTGATCCTGGTTTTGGTGGGGATTCGGTGCGCGTTGTCGCTGCCGATCCAACAGTTTCCGAAACTCGAAAGCACATCGATCACGGTCACGACCGTCTACTTTGGCGCTAGCGCCGAAACGGTCCGCGGCTTTTTGACAACTCCCATCGAACGAGCTGTCTCTTCGATCGCGGGGATCGATTACGTCGAATCGAGCAGCATCGCCGGGATCAGCACGGTCACGCTGCGATTGAATCTGAACCACGATTCGACCAAAGCGCTTGCCGAAGTGAACGCGCGGTTGCAACAGGTTCGCAGCGAATTGCCTGCCGAGGCAGAACCGCCGTCGATCGAATTGGTCCGCGCCGACCGGCCTTACGCCACGTTTTATCTAAGCTTCACGTCGGACCGATTCGATCTGCCGGCGCTTACTGATTATCTGACTCGCAACGTGCAACCGCGGCTGTCGATCATCAACGGCGTGCAGAAGGTAGGGATCGAAGCGGGGCAGACGCCAGCGATGCGGATCTGGATCTCGCCACAACGGTTGAGCGAATTGAACCTGACTCCGGGCGACGTTTATTCGGCGCTGCAGCGGAACAACTTTTTGGCGGCGATCGGACAGGTCAAAAACGACTTGGTGCAGGTCGACCTGCTGACCAACACCGACCTTCGCAGCGTCGATGAATTCGACGACTTGATCGTCTGGCAGGCACCAGCGTCCAGCACCGCCCCGGGGACGATCATCCGTCTGTCCGATGTGGCTCGCGTGGAGTTGGGGAGCGAAGAACCGACAGCGACAGCGCTCTATCGCGGTGAGAAAGCGATTTATGTGAGCGTTTGGCCACTGCCCGGCAGCAACGAGATCGAAGTCGCGACGCGGTTGCGGGCGGCGATGGCTGATCTACAACCCGATCTGCCGACGCACGTCGACATGCAACTGGCGTACGACGGCACCAAGTTCATGACGAAATCGTTGTCGGAGATCTCCAAGACGCTCACCGAAACGATTCTGATCGTCGGCTTTGTCGTCTTCCTGTTCATGGGCTCGGTCCGAACCGCGATCGTTCCCTTGGTCGCGATGCCGGTCTCGCTGGTCGGTGCGGCGATCGTGATGTATCTGATGGGATTCTCGTTGAACCTGCTGACTCTGCTGGCGATCGTGTTGGCCGTTGGTCTGGTTGTCGACGATGCGATTGTTGTCGTCGAAAACGTGCAGCGCCACCTGCAGGAAGGGAACGACAAAATCAAAGCCGCGCTGATGGGATCGCGCGAATTGGTCGGTCCGATTTTGGCGATGACGATCACGCTGGCGACCGTTTACGCACCGATCGGTTTTCAGGGAGGGCTGACCGGGATGCTGTTCCGCGAGTTCGCCTTTACCTTGGCCGCGGCGGTTGTCGTTTCCGGGATCGTGGCGGTGACGCTGTCGCCGATCATGAGCGCCTATCTGGTTCCTTCGGGAGGTCGCGAGGGAGCGATGACTCGTTTCGTGAACCGCATGTTTGCAGCGGTTCGCGATTTCTATGGCAAGCTGTTGGGCGGAGTCTTGCAGCTGCGTTGGTCGATCGCTTTGGCGACGCTGTTGGCCGGTGCGGCGGCGGTTCCGTTGTACATGTTCTCTCCGAAAGAACTCGCGCCGGTCGAAGACGAAGGGGCTGTTGCGGTGATGCTGACGGCCGCTCCCGATTCTACGCTCGCTTCGTCGACGCGGTGGACTCAGCAATTGTCCGACGGTTTTCAGGGGATCGAAGAGACCGATTACATGTGGGCTGTCGTCACGGCGAGTGGCGGGTTTGGCGGTTTGATCACCAAGGATTGGGACGACCGCCAGCGGAATACTCAAGCGATGTTGCCCGAGGTGTTTGGTGCGGCGTCGCAGAGTGCTGGGCTGGAAGCGTTTCCAGTCCTGGTGCCTCCGTTGCCCGGAGCCGGAAATTTCGATGTCGAATTGGTGCTCAAGAGCGATCTGCCGGTCTCGCGGCAGCGCGAATTGGCTGAAGAAATTGTGAAACGTGGCCGCGAAGCGAACATGTTTATGTTTGTCGACGCCGATTTGAAAGTCGATCTGCCGCAGGCGCGAGTGATCGTCGACCGGGAACGGCTGGCTGATCTTGGGCTAGACCAAGCCGCGGTTGGCCGCGAGCTTGGCGTTTTGCTGGGCGGTGGTTACGTCAACCGCTTCAATTATTTCAACCGCTCGTATCGAGTGATTCCACAGCTGGAGGCCGCCGATCGACAATCGACCGGCGCGCTGATGGACCTTCGCGTCCGTGGCCCTTCGGGAGAACTGATCCCCGTTTCGACATTTGCTTCGATCGAACCCGAGACCGCCCCGCGGACGCTCAGCCGATTCCAGCAGCAGAGTTCGTTTAAGGTCTTCGCCGCAGTCTATCCCGGCGTGACTAAAGAACAGGGGCTGACGACGCTGGAGAATATCGCCACCGATGTTGTCGGCGGATCGATGACGCTCGATTACGCGGGCGAATCGCGGCAGATTCGCCACGAAGGCGGCTCGCTGGCGGTCACGCTCGGCTTCGCGCTGCTGCTGATCTATCTCGTCCTTGCGGCTCAGTTTAAATCGTTCCGCGACCCGTTGATCGTATTGTTGGGGTCGGTGCCGTTGGCGATGACTGGAGTTCTGACGTTAACCTGTTTGGACTTCACCACGATCAATATCTATTCGCAAGTCGGGCTGATCACGCTTGTCGGGTTGGTTGCCAAGAACGGGATCCTGATCGTCGAGTTTGCCAACGCGTGTCAGGAGAGTGGAATGAGCAAGCGGGCGGCGATTCTCGAAGCGTCGCAAACGCGTTTGCGTCCGGTGTTGATGACATCGGCGGCGACGATTCTGGGACACCTGCCACTGGTCTTTGTGACCGGCGCGGGAGCTCAGGCTCGTAACAGCATCGGGATCGTGTTGGTCGCCGGAATGGCGGTGGGAACGATCTTTACGTTGTTTGTCGTCCCCGCTCTCTATCTGATTTTGGCAGCGGCGCATCGCCACGATACCAGCGAATTCGAACGCATCGAACAATCGTTGCAGTCGCCTTCGCATGCCAATGTCGGTTTGGAACAGCGTGAGCTGAACGCCAGCCAGCAGGATCAGCCGAGTTTGGCGTGA
- a CDS encoding efflux RND transporter periplasmic adaptor subunit: protein MNQTVAPGSRLRWLRTAIGSILVVLAVVGILAAIGYAKVWQIKSAMAAPPPPEMPISVTLAAAEESSFRRSSVVVGNVLAPESITLKTELAGTVTEIPMIPGGEVQRGEVLLRLDIRTEEAMLKSLEASRKLAESTVQRSRQLNRINAGSESELDIAEAELSRAEAGIEELRVRIDKKTLRAPFDARVGLFDLHVGQYLVEGNQVTTLEGIADYFFIDFSMPSHVADAIEIGDDVFLQIGADKLQATATIVAVDASANPISRSVTARARLSNPPPKLQPNDSVHVTVMYGQPIPVRQIPATAVRRGPSGSVVFVATETESGLRAQSRNVVVVPGGSAVARVIDGIQAGESIVADGSFKVYEGALLADARSTAASNDESAASVQDAGVPAAVAADGAIQNREAGE, encoded by the coding sequence ATGAATCAAACGGTTGCTCCCGGCTCACGCCTGCGGTGGCTCCGCACTGCGATCGGGTCGATCTTGGTCGTGTTGGCCGTCGTCGGCATTTTGGCGGCGATCGGGTATGCCAAGGTCTGGCAGATCAAGTCAGCGATGGCCGCTCCACCGCCCCCAGAGATGCCGATCTCGGTCACGCTGGCGGCCGCCGAAGAATCCTCCTTCCGCCGCTCGTCGGTTGTTGTCGGAAATGTCCTGGCTCCCGAATCGATCACGCTGAAGACCGAACTGGCGGGCACCGTGACCGAAATCCCAATGATCCCCGGTGGCGAGGTGCAACGTGGCGAGGTGCTGTTGCGGCTGGATATCCGCACCGAAGAGGCGATGCTGAAAAGTCTTGAGGCGTCGCGAAAGCTGGCCGAATCGACTGTCCAGCGGTCGCGGCAACTCAATCGCATCAACGCGGGAAGCGAGTCGGAATTGGACATCGCCGAAGCGGAGCTCTCGCGAGCCGAGGCGGGAATCGAAGAGCTGCGGGTGCGGATCGACAAGAAGACGTTGCGAGCTCCGTTTGACGCGCGGGTTGGTTTGTTCGATTTGCACGTCGGCCAGTACCTGGTCGAAGGGAACCAGGTCACGACGCTGGAAGGGATCGCCGATTATTTCTTCATCGACTTTTCGATGCCCTCGCACGTCGCCGACGCGATCGAGATTGGCGACGACGTGTTTCTGCAGATCGGAGCGGACAAATTGCAGGCGACCGCGACGATCGTGGCTGTCGATGCATCGGCCAATCCGATCTCTCGCTCGGTGACGGCCCGCGCTCGGCTGTCCAATCCTCCGCCAAAGTTGCAGCCGAACGATTCGGTACACGTCACGGTGATGTATGGGCAACCGATTCCCGTTCGCCAGATTCCGGCGACAGCGGTTCGCCGCGGTCCCAGTGGATCGGTCGTTTTTGTCGCCACCGAAACCGAGAGCGGCTTGCGAGCCCAGTCGCGGAACGTGGTCGTGGTTCCCGGCGGAAGCGCTGTCGCGCGGGTGATCGATGGGATCCAGGCGGGCGAATCGATCGTGGCCGATGGATCGTTCAAAGTCTACGAAGGGGCGCTGTTGGCCGACGCGCGGTCGACGGCGGCATCCAACGATGAATCGGCGGCGTCGGTGCAAGATGCGGGTGTGCCGGCGGCAGTTGCGGCTGACGGTGCAATTCAGAATCGGGAGGCGGGAGAGTGA